In a single window of the Tigriopus californicus strain San Diego chromosome 2, Tcal_SD_v2.1, whole genome shotgun sequence genome:
- the LOC131891301 gene encoding telomerase-binding protein EST1A-like isoform X1, which translates to MRPPIARQPILKRAFPASGFCHWPVCPPDAVSVLPMSSEAQPPIAPAVSSAPVHPPAKEGTPSSSGSSGGRSSHHHSSRGRGRGRGSGRSHEDHRHAERTKRPDVQHYKPGAFKSTPKGEEEDGRFHAENGAPAPTPAPAQTQPPSSGKRSGKGRGQHSVDKGTAKPDPVSTHPEAGTHPPVEPGSSSTSQAAHSGGNSGGGGGGAHGRGGKSKKKKPDQAHYVPKKVDAPGSDQPEQDGPTSKVIPTSNDDPVAPSSHKPSTSDTQPKEEAPPKASRNKSGKAKDNRESKNRDGNRRARGRNANHQNPPLSQEIDHTQQNGFTENPSAKGSQQGGQREKSATSQPSSRASGIQETVLPTPEPNRDSKANSEEDRSMHKRKKQTEQEQQPAQPATQLQRENRDHRDRGSNHHNQQQRKDFRRDHNQQSQNSRKFEAQIPPRLRDRQQQQKHNHHHHQQQQQQHAHRDFNHGHPEADRERSGGGVNSQGKNEYHQHSSQYERQRYTRSPSPRQVTRRSQSPMGVVHHRGGGGGGGGGREGGSLNRRTEKGRRFSESEQHPPSDWGNRYFREPSGYQHSDNYRAQGGAWEDHRGGGGRGAGRGGRGGGGRVAHNSQVPPKVEVPPRFMKGRGQVRSMPASQQRFSGQNQSHSPLDADRVASGDEEEDISVISNSHRDTADVPKSGSSRPPLLSMDSEMSDWSVEVDEDEIRMKNSLLDRQSSRSVPPAPSSSSGPSGGGIIRLPPTQAPSSSSNQSKPHQSSNNRGHNQHSTAASNPAWRGVPQREIQYQMEPSSNRQGKSSLSHRGERDQKFLFDHKNPNKPIPAPNHAHGRPPPGNSGGSSSGPMRDGGASSHPFQENFAPPPFSPQMAPHNHQNPPQQQQHHQQQQHNLPPQHHLPHPHSQPHRHPPPLMGVPMPKMQPQPEWYDVKDSDPKTKHYPVVLGMAQNDFALQEIFKQGHYCLCHLWDTEVQKLRKSIQLALEHLIRTDLQYCAFHDVEFHIWKIAFYRLLEFMKLGVKDGPEDLRRKLEANINELLEEGIEYYTHLLDVLDSHYKLHLEQYYDVLEPRSHDKHFKLALMSVQKCLLCLGDLSRYRELIQETSNFGKARQYYQKASNIEPRNGRPFNQLGVLAVNTKRKFEAVYYNMRCLMAKNPFQSSQESLTVMFEDIKRKWEANDRKRLEDKEARRRAAQKEVEGNQLIKGTHLRKEIWIRPEGGRRLHRTTSALDTPETNEDDEDLRELSTSDLNRRFNNTFLYLIGKLYSNISMETFGIALELLRKEFRELLARVPLPLDSKRLVQIMSLNMFVIEQTKMKGGDSENYRSAMQVSALQLAFDMFGILVERSNNLLEGFRPSLNETSQCIFPDDDLPNLLSAIKVWCDWLLGNNDTWYPIVADEPFTHLAALATHLEKLKPVLKPILLTFLEETQFHIHPDRDSFELVRLGEDALLCDFSPWFRGLTWELYRRYAPRSLPLPLAQDVRRIDAINFCVDFLEGLEPPILKWSLPDNAHISLVETTKSPQEKANANLTHMIESEEDILEESYSDEDSTLQRHATLSNTKDGGQLSALKQKKNELERRKLVEEREARRMQREILAEHVNVVLEICPRYIVTDTNCFVDHLNDIKNLANTNQFRIRVPLVVLTELEGLAKGAHPHKYASHGHAVMVSENARRALQFLHDHRQPSIKCVTSKGTTLSTMGVANEEDNTEGKNNDDLILNTCLSLSELAPISAIASRGGEGGSSSSGGADKMRVVKREVVLLTEDRNLKLKSHLHDIPVNKVGDFVRWACQGP; encoded by the exons ATGAGAC CGCCTATAGCCCGCCAACCTATCCTCAAGCGCGCGTTCCCCGCATCAGGATTCTGTCATTGGCCCGTTTGTCCTCCGGACGCCGTGTCCGTTTTGCCCATGTCGAGCGAGGCCCAGCCTCCGATCGCTCCGGCGGTCAGTTCCGCTCCCGTTCACCCGCCTGCTAAAGAAGGTACGCCTTCTTCTTCCGGGAGTAGCGGTGGCCGAAGCTCACATCACCATTCGTCGCGTGGACGGGGCCGAGGGCGAGGTAGTGGCCGCTCTCACGAGGATCATCGACATGCAGAACGAACTAAACGACCCGATGTGCAACATTACAAGCCGGGTGCCTTCAAAAGCACGCCCAAGGGTGAAGAGGAAGACGGACGCTTTCATGCCGAAAATGGCGCGCCCGCTCCTACGCCAGCTCCTGCTCAGACACAGCCTCCGTCCAGTGGGAAGAGGTCGGGAAAAGGTCGAGGTCAGCATTCCGTTGATAAAGGTACAGCTAAGCCTGATCCCGTCTCCACCCACCCCGAGGCTGGTACTCATCCGCCCGTTGAACCAGGATCGAGTTCGACGTCCCAAGCAGCTCACTCCGGGGGCaatagtggtggtggtggtggcggggCTCACGGGCGTGGTGGcaagtccaagaagaagaaacctGACCAGGCCCATTATGTGCCTAAGAAAGTGGATGCCCCGGGGTCAGACCAGCCTGAACAAGATGGACCGACCTCAAAAGTGATCCCTACCTCAAATGATGATCCAGTCGCGCCATCCAGCCACAAACCTTCGACATCGGACACTCAGCCGAAAGAAGAGGCTCCGCCCAAGGCGTCCAGAAACAAAAGTGGAAAAGCCAAAGACAATCGCGAATCAAAAAACCGAGACGGAAATCGCCGAGCCCGGGGTAGGAATGCCAACCATCAAAACCCACCTTTATCCCAAGAAATCGACCACACACAACAGAACGGTTTCACCGAAAATCCCTCGGCGAAAGGATCTCAACAGGGTGGACAGAGAGAAAAGTCTGCGACCTCTCAGCCCTCCTCGAGAGCTTCTGGAATTCAAGAGACCGTTTTGCCTACACCGGAGCCTAACCGAGACTCCAAGGCCAATTCTGAAGAAGATCGAAGCATGcacaaaagaaagaagcaGACGGAGCAAGAACAGCAACCAGCCCAACCCGCAACGCAATTACAACGAGAGAATCGCGACCATCGAGATCGAGGTTCCAACCACCACAATCAGCAACAACGAAAAGACTTCCGCAGGGATCACAATCAACAGAGTCAGAATAGTAGGAAATTTGAGGCTCAGATTCCACCTCGATTGCGAGACAGACAGCAACAGCAGAAGCacaatcaccaccaccatcaacaacaacaacaacaacacgcCCACCGGGATTTTAACCATGGACACCCAGAGGCTGATCGTGAGCGAAGTGGTGGAGGAGTGAATAGCCAGGGCAAGAATGAATATCACCAACATTCATCGCAGTACGAGAGGCAAAGATACACCAGATCCCCCAGCCCTCGTCAGGTCACGAGACGGAGTCAAAGTCCCATGGGTGTGGTACACCACCgtggcggtggcggtggcggtggtgggGGTCGAGAGGGCGGATCGTTGAACCGTCGCACGGAGAAAGGCCGGCGTTTCAGCGAAAGTGAGCAACACCCCCCTTCAGATTGGGGTAATCGATACTTCCGTGAGCCTAGTGGTTATCAGCATTCAGACAATTACCGAGCACAGGGTGGGGCTTGGGAGGACCATCGTGGCGGTGGAGGTCGAGGAGCGGGGCGCGGGGGACGAGGTGGGGGTGGTAGAGTGGCACACAATAGTCAAGTTCCGCCCAAGGTAGAAGTCCCTCCAAGATTCATGAAAGGTCGTGGCCAAGTGCGATCGATGCCAGCCTCGCAACAACGTTTTTCTGGACAAAACCAGTCTCATTCTCCCTTGGATGCTGATCGAGTAGCGTCCggagacgaggaagaggacaTTTCTGTGATCTCCAATTCTCATCGAGACACTGCTGACGTTCCCAAGAGTGGCTCCTCTCGTCCACCTTTGCTGTCCATGGACTCTGAAATGAGTGATTGGAGTGTCGAGGTTGACGAAGACGAGATAAGGATGAAAAACTCGCTCTTAGATAGGCAATCAAGCCGATCTGTTCCTCCGGCACCTAGCTCTTCATCTGGGCCATCAGGTGGGGGAATCATTCGTTTACCTCCTACACAAGCACCTTCTTCATCGAGTAATCAATCGAAGCCCCATCAATCAAGCAACAACAGAGGCCACAACCAGCATTCAACGGCGGCTTCAAATCCAGCCTGGCGAGGCGTGCCACAGCGGGAAATCCAATACCAAATGGAACCGAGCTCCAACCGACAAGGTAAATCTTCTCTTTCGCATCGGGGAGAAAGAGACCAAAAGTTCCTGTTCGACCACAAGAACCCAAACAAACCCATCCCAGCGCCCAACCATGCCCACGGACGTCCCCCTCCAGGAAACAGCGGTGGTTCTAGCTCAGGACCAATGCGTGATGGCGGTGCTTCTTCACATCCTTTTCAAGAGAATTTCGCACCCCCTCCCTTTTCTCCTCAGATGGCCCCCCACAACCATCAAAACCcgccacaacaacaacaacatcatcaacaacaacaacacaaccTTCCCCCTCAGCACCATCTTCCCCATCCGCATTCACAACCTCATCGCCACCCTCCCCCTTTGATGGGAGTTCCTATGCCCAAAATGCAACCCCAACCCGAGTGGTACGACGTCAAAGACTCGGATCCCAAAACTAAGCATTATCCGGTGGTGTTGGGAATGGCTCAGAACGACTTTGCTCTGCAAGAGATCTTCAAGCAAGGACACTACTGCCTCTGTCATCTTTGGGATACGGAGGTGCAGAAACTCCGCAAAAGCATTCAACTTGCTCTGGAGCACCTTATCCGGACGGACCTTCAATACTGTGCCTTTCATGATGTGGAATTTCACATCTGGAAGATTGCATTCTATCGACTTTTGGAATTTATGAAATTGGGTGTCAAAGATGGACCTGAGGATCTCAGACGGAAACTTGAAGCAAACATCAATGAGTTGCTGGAAGAAGGCATTGAATATTACACGCATCTTTTGGATGTGTTGGATAGTCACTACAAGCTGCATTTGGAGCAATACTACGACGTCCTCGAGCCTCGTTCCCACGATAAGCACTTCAAATTGGCCTTAATGTCTGTGCAAAAGTGTCTGCTTTGTCTTGGTGACTTGTCTCGATATCGCGAACTGATCCAGGAGACGAGTAACTTTGGCAAAGCCCGTCAGTATTACCAAAAGGCCAGCAATATTGAGCCTCGGAATGGTCGACCTTTCAACCAGTTGGGCGTTCTCGCCGTCAACACAAAGCGCAAGTTTGAGGCGGTCTACTACAACATGCGCTGTCTCATGGCTAAGAATCCATTCCAATCCAGCCAAGAGAGTCTCACCGTCATGTTTGAAGACATTAAACGCAAGTGGGAAGCCAACGATCGCAAGCGTCTGGAAGACAAAGAAGCCCGTCGCAGAGCAGCGCAAAAAGAAGTGGAAGGCAATCAACTGATCAAAGGCACTCACTTGAGAAAGGAGATCTGGATTCGGCCCGAAGGTGGACGGCGATTGCACCGAACCACATCGGCCTTGGACACGCCCGAGACCAACGAAGATGATGAGGATTTGCGCGAGTTATCAACCTCGGACCTCAACCGGCGCTTTAACAACACATTCCTCTATTTGATAGGGAAATTGTACAGCAACATCAGCATGGAAACGTTTGGCATTGCATTGGAGCTGCTTCGAAAAGAATTTCGAGAACTCCTTGCCCGAGTCCCGTTGCCCTTGGACTCGAAGCGACTGGTGCAGATCATGTCCTTGAACATGTTCGTGATCGAACAGACCAAGATGAAGGGCGGCGACTCGGAGAACTACCGTTCAGCTATGCAGGTCTCTGCTCTTCAGCTCGCGTTCGACATGTTCGGGATCCTGGTGGAGCGCTCAAATAACCTCCTGGAAGGCTTTCGACCTTCACTCAACGAAACTAGTCAATGCATCTTCCCGGACGACGATCTCCCCAATCTGTTGTCGGCCATTAAGGTTTGGTGCGACTGGCTCTTGGGGAATAACGACACGTGGTACCCGATCGTCGCCGATGAGCCATTCACCCATCTGGCTGCATTGGCCACTCACTTGGAGAAACTCAAGCCGGTCTTGAAACCTATTTTGCTTACGTTCCTAGAGGAAACTCAATTCCACATTCACCCAGACAGAGATTCTTTCGAGTTGGTTCGATTGGGCGAGGATGCCCTCCTTTGTGATTTTAGCCCTTGGTTCCGTGGTCTCACTTGGGAGCTTTACCGACGTTATGCACCTCGGTCCCTGCCTCTACCCCTGGCCCAGGATGTTCGTCGCATTGATGCCATCAACTTCTGCGTCGACTTCTTGGAAGGGTTGGAGCCACCCATCTTGAAATGGTCGCTTCCCGACAACGCTCACATCTCCCTGGTCGAGACGACCAAAAGTCCCCAAGAGAAGGCCAATGCTAACCTGACCCATATGATTGAATCCGAAGAAGATATTCTCGAAGAATCCTACAGTGATGAAGACAGTACGCTGCAACGACATGCCACCTTGAGCAACACAAAAGATGGAGGCCAGTTGAGCGccttgaaacaaaagaagaacgagCTCGAGCGGCGAAAATTAGTCGAAGAGCGCGAAGCCCGACGAATGCAACGAGAAATTTTGGCCGAACATGTCAACGTGGTTCTTGAAATCTGTCCACGATACATCGTGACGGATACCAACTGTTTTGTGGACCACCTCAACGACATCAAGAACCTAGCTAACACCAATCAGTTCCGCATTCGTGTCCCCTTGGTTGTACTGACCGAACTTGAGGGTCTGGCCAAAGGAGCTCATCCTCACAAGTACGCCAGTCACGGACATGCCGTGATGGTGTCCGAAAACGCCCGACGAGCTCTACAGTTCCTCCATGACCACCGCCAACCTTCTATCAAATGTGTCACTTCCAAAGGCACCACCCTATCCACGATGGGTGTAGCCAACGAGGAAGACAACACCGAGGGGAAGAACAACGACGATCTCATCCTCAACacctgtctttctctctcagaGTTGGCACCAATTTCTGCTATTGCATCCAGAGGCGGAGAAGGAGGATCATCTTCTAGTGGAGGTGCGGACAAGATGCGAGTTGTCAAGCGAGAAGTAGTGTTATTGACCGAGGACCGAAACCTCAAACTCAAATCCCATCTTCATGATATTCCAGTCAACAAAGTGGGAGATTTTGTCCGCTGGGCATGTCAAGGCCCCTAG
- the LOC131891301 gene encoding telomerase-binding protein EST1A-like isoform X2 produces MSSEAQPPIAPAVSSAPVHPPAKEGTPSSSGSSGGRSSHHHSSRGRGRGRGSGRSHEDHRHAERTKRPDVQHYKPGAFKSTPKGEEEDGRFHAENGAPAPTPAPAQTQPPSSGKRSGKGRGQHSVDKGTAKPDPVSTHPEAGTHPPVEPGSSSTSQAAHSGGNSGGGGGGAHGRGGKSKKKKPDQAHYVPKKVDAPGSDQPEQDGPTSKVIPTSNDDPVAPSSHKPSTSDTQPKEEAPPKASRNKSGKAKDNRESKNRDGNRRARGRNANHQNPPLSQEIDHTQQNGFTENPSAKGSQQGGQREKSATSQPSSRASGIQETVLPTPEPNRDSKANSEEDRSMHKRKKQTEQEQQPAQPATQLQRENRDHRDRGSNHHNQQQRKDFRRDHNQQSQNSRKFEAQIPPRLRDRQQQQKHNHHHHQQQQQQHAHRDFNHGHPEADRERSGGGVNSQGKNEYHQHSSQYERQRYTRSPSPRQVTRRSQSPMGVVHHRGGGGGGGGGREGGSLNRRTEKGRRFSESEQHPPSDWGNRYFREPSGYQHSDNYRAQGGAWEDHRGGGGRGAGRGGRGGGGRVAHNSQVPPKVEVPPRFMKGRGQVRSMPASQQRFSGQNQSHSPLDADRVASGDEEEDISVISNSHRDTADVPKSGSSRPPLLSMDSEMSDWSVEVDEDEIRMKNSLLDRQSSRSVPPAPSSSSGPSGGGIIRLPPTQAPSSSSNQSKPHQSSNNRGHNQHSTAASNPAWRGVPQREIQYQMEPSSNRQGKSSLSHRGERDQKFLFDHKNPNKPIPAPNHAHGRPPPGNSGGSSSGPMRDGGASSHPFQENFAPPPFSPQMAPHNHQNPPQQQQHHQQQQHNLPPQHHLPHPHSQPHRHPPPLMGVPMPKMQPQPEWYDVKDSDPKTKHYPVVLGMAQNDFALQEIFKQGHYCLCHLWDTEVQKLRKSIQLALEHLIRTDLQYCAFHDVEFHIWKIAFYRLLEFMKLGVKDGPEDLRRKLEANINELLEEGIEYYTHLLDVLDSHYKLHLEQYYDVLEPRSHDKHFKLALMSVQKCLLCLGDLSRYRELIQETSNFGKARQYYQKASNIEPRNGRPFNQLGVLAVNTKRKFEAVYYNMRCLMAKNPFQSSQESLTVMFEDIKRKWEANDRKRLEDKEARRRAAQKEVEGNQLIKGTHLRKEIWIRPEGGRRLHRTTSALDTPETNEDDEDLRELSTSDLNRRFNNTFLYLIGKLYSNISMETFGIALELLRKEFRELLARVPLPLDSKRLVQIMSLNMFVIEQTKMKGGDSENYRSAMQVSALQLAFDMFGILVERSNNLLEGFRPSLNETSQCIFPDDDLPNLLSAIKVWCDWLLGNNDTWYPIVADEPFTHLAALATHLEKLKPVLKPILLTFLEETQFHIHPDRDSFELVRLGEDALLCDFSPWFRGLTWELYRRYAPRSLPLPLAQDVRRIDAINFCVDFLEGLEPPILKWSLPDNAHISLVETTKSPQEKANANLTHMIESEEDILEESYSDEDSTLQRHATLSNTKDGGQLSALKQKKNELERRKLVEEREARRMQREILAEHVNVVLEICPRYIVTDTNCFVDHLNDIKNLANTNQFRIRVPLVVLTELEGLAKGAHPHKYASHGHAVMVSENARRALQFLHDHRQPSIKCVTSKGTTLSTMGVANEEDNTEGKNNDDLILNTCLSLSELAPISAIASRGGEGGSSSSGGADKMRVVKREVVLLTEDRNLKLKSHLHDIPVNKVGDFVRWACQGP; encoded by the coding sequence ATGTCGAGCGAGGCCCAGCCTCCGATCGCTCCGGCGGTCAGTTCCGCTCCCGTTCACCCGCCTGCTAAAGAAGGTACGCCTTCTTCTTCCGGGAGTAGCGGTGGCCGAAGCTCACATCACCATTCGTCGCGTGGACGGGGCCGAGGGCGAGGTAGTGGCCGCTCTCACGAGGATCATCGACATGCAGAACGAACTAAACGACCCGATGTGCAACATTACAAGCCGGGTGCCTTCAAAAGCACGCCCAAGGGTGAAGAGGAAGACGGACGCTTTCATGCCGAAAATGGCGCGCCCGCTCCTACGCCAGCTCCTGCTCAGACACAGCCTCCGTCCAGTGGGAAGAGGTCGGGAAAAGGTCGAGGTCAGCATTCCGTTGATAAAGGTACAGCTAAGCCTGATCCCGTCTCCACCCACCCCGAGGCTGGTACTCATCCGCCCGTTGAACCAGGATCGAGTTCGACGTCCCAAGCAGCTCACTCCGGGGGCaatagtggtggtggtggtggcggggCTCACGGGCGTGGTGGcaagtccaagaagaagaaacctGACCAGGCCCATTATGTGCCTAAGAAAGTGGATGCCCCGGGGTCAGACCAGCCTGAACAAGATGGACCGACCTCAAAAGTGATCCCTACCTCAAATGATGATCCAGTCGCGCCATCCAGCCACAAACCTTCGACATCGGACACTCAGCCGAAAGAAGAGGCTCCGCCCAAGGCGTCCAGAAACAAAAGTGGAAAAGCCAAAGACAATCGCGAATCAAAAAACCGAGACGGAAATCGCCGAGCCCGGGGTAGGAATGCCAACCATCAAAACCCACCTTTATCCCAAGAAATCGACCACACACAACAGAACGGTTTCACCGAAAATCCCTCGGCGAAAGGATCTCAACAGGGTGGACAGAGAGAAAAGTCTGCGACCTCTCAGCCCTCCTCGAGAGCTTCTGGAATTCAAGAGACCGTTTTGCCTACACCGGAGCCTAACCGAGACTCCAAGGCCAATTCTGAAGAAGATCGAAGCATGcacaaaagaaagaagcaGACGGAGCAAGAACAGCAACCAGCCCAACCCGCAACGCAATTACAACGAGAGAATCGCGACCATCGAGATCGAGGTTCCAACCACCACAATCAGCAACAACGAAAAGACTTCCGCAGGGATCACAATCAACAGAGTCAGAATAGTAGGAAATTTGAGGCTCAGATTCCACCTCGATTGCGAGACAGACAGCAACAGCAGAAGCacaatcaccaccaccatcaacaacaacaacaacaacacgcCCACCGGGATTTTAACCATGGACACCCAGAGGCTGATCGTGAGCGAAGTGGTGGAGGAGTGAATAGCCAGGGCAAGAATGAATATCACCAACATTCATCGCAGTACGAGAGGCAAAGATACACCAGATCCCCCAGCCCTCGTCAGGTCACGAGACGGAGTCAAAGTCCCATGGGTGTGGTACACCACCgtggcggtggcggtggcggtggtgggGGTCGAGAGGGCGGATCGTTGAACCGTCGCACGGAGAAAGGCCGGCGTTTCAGCGAAAGTGAGCAACACCCCCCTTCAGATTGGGGTAATCGATACTTCCGTGAGCCTAGTGGTTATCAGCATTCAGACAATTACCGAGCACAGGGTGGGGCTTGGGAGGACCATCGTGGCGGTGGAGGTCGAGGAGCGGGGCGCGGGGGACGAGGTGGGGGTGGTAGAGTGGCACACAATAGTCAAGTTCCGCCCAAGGTAGAAGTCCCTCCAAGATTCATGAAAGGTCGTGGCCAAGTGCGATCGATGCCAGCCTCGCAACAACGTTTTTCTGGACAAAACCAGTCTCATTCTCCCTTGGATGCTGATCGAGTAGCGTCCggagacgaggaagaggacaTTTCTGTGATCTCCAATTCTCATCGAGACACTGCTGACGTTCCCAAGAGTGGCTCCTCTCGTCCACCTTTGCTGTCCATGGACTCTGAAATGAGTGATTGGAGTGTCGAGGTTGACGAAGACGAGATAAGGATGAAAAACTCGCTCTTAGATAGGCAATCAAGCCGATCTGTTCCTCCGGCACCTAGCTCTTCATCTGGGCCATCAGGTGGGGGAATCATTCGTTTACCTCCTACACAAGCACCTTCTTCATCGAGTAATCAATCGAAGCCCCATCAATCAAGCAACAACAGAGGCCACAACCAGCATTCAACGGCGGCTTCAAATCCAGCCTGGCGAGGCGTGCCACAGCGGGAAATCCAATACCAAATGGAACCGAGCTCCAACCGACAAGGTAAATCTTCTCTTTCGCATCGGGGAGAAAGAGACCAAAAGTTCCTGTTCGACCACAAGAACCCAAACAAACCCATCCCAGCGCCCAACCATGCCCACGGACGTCCCCCTCCAGGAAACAGCGGTGGTTCTAGCTCAGGACCAATGCGTGATGGCGGTGCTTCTTCACATCCTTTTCAAGAGAATTTCGCACCCCCTCCCTTTTCTCCTCAGATGGCCCCCCACAACCATCAAAACCcgccacaacaacaacaacatcatcaacaacaacaacacaaccTTCCCCCTCAGCACCATCTTCCCCATCCGCATTCACAACCTCATCGCCACCCTCCCCCTTTGATGGGAGTTCCTATGCCCAAAATGCAACCCCAACCCGAGTGGTACGACGTCAAAGACTCGGATCCCAAAACTAAGCATTATCCGGTGGTGTTGGGAATGGCTCAGAACGACTTTGCTCTGCAAGAGATCTTCAAGCAAGGACACTACTGCCTCTGTCATCTTTGGGATACGGAGGTGCAGAAACTCCGCAAAAGCATTCAACTTGCTCTGGAGCACCTTATCCGGACGGACCTTCAATACTGTGCCTTTCATGATGTGGAATTTCACATCTGGAAGATTGCATTCTATCGACTTTTGGAATTTATGAAATTGGGTGTCAAAGATGGACCTGAGGATCTCAGACGGAAACTTGAAGCAAACATCAATGAGTTGCTGGAAGAAGGCATTGAATATTACACGCATCTTTTGGATGTGTTGGATAGTCACTACAAGCTGCATTTGGAGCAATACTACGACGTCCTCGAGCCTCGTTCCCACGATAAGCACTTCAAATTGGCCTTAATGTCTGTGCAAAAGTGTCTGCTTTGTCTTGGTGACTTGTCTCGATATCGCGAACTGATCCAGGAGACGAGTAACTTTGGCAAAGCCCGTCAGTATTACCAAAAGGCCAGCAATATTGAGCCTCGGAATGGTCGACCTTTCAACCAGTTGGGCGTTCTCGCCGTCAACACAAAGCGCAAGTTTGAGGCGGTCTACTACAACATGCGCTGTCTCATGGCTAAGAATCCATTCCAATCCAGCCAAGAGAGTCTCACCGTCATGTTTGAAGACATTAAACGCAAGTGGGAAGCCAACGATCGCAAGCGTCTGGAAGACAAAGAAGCCCGTCGCAGAGCAGCGCAAAAAGAAGTGGAAGGCAATCAACTGATCAAAGGCACTCACTTGAGAAAGGAGATCTGGATTCGGCCCGAAGGTGGACGGCGATTGCACCGAACCACATCGGCCTTGGACACGCCCGAGACCAACGAAGATGATGAGGATTTGCGCGAGTTATCAACCTCGGACCTCAACCGGCGCTTTAACAACACATTCCTCTATTTGATAGGGAAATTGTACAGCAACATCAGCATGGAAACGTTTGGCATTGCATTGGAGCTGCTTCGAAAAGAATTTCGAGAACTCCTTGCCCGAGTCCCGTTGCCCTTGGACTCGAAGCGACTGGTGCAGATCATGTCCTTGAACATGTTCGTGATCGAACAGACCAAGATGAAGGGCGGCGACTCGGAGAACTACCGTTCAGCTATGCAGGTCTCTGCTCTTCAGCTCGCGTTCGACATGTTCGGGATCCTGGTGGAGCGCTCAAATAACCTCCTGGAAGGCTTTCGACCTTCACTCAACGAAACTAGTCAATGCATCTTCCCGGACGACGATCTCCCCAATCTGTTGTCGGCCATTAAGGTTTGGTGCGACTGGCTCTTGGGGAATAACGACACGTGGTACCCGATCGTCGCCGATGAGCCATTCACCCATCTGGCTGCATTGGCCACTCACTTGGAGAAACTCAAGCCGGTCTTGAAACCTATTTTGCTTACGTTCCTAGAGGAAACTCAATTCCACATTCACCCAGACAGAGATTCTTTCGAGTTGGTTCGATTGGGCGAGGATGCCCTCCTTTGTGATTTTAGCCCTTGGTTCCGTGGTCTCACTTGGGAGCTTTACCGACGTTATGCACCTCGGTCCCTGCCTCTACCCCTGGCCCAGGATGTTCGTCGCATTGATGCCATCAACTTCTGCGTCGACTTCTTGGAAGGGTTGGAGCCACCCATCTTGAAATGGTCGCTTCCCGACAACGCTCACATCTCCCTGGTCGAGACGACCAAAAGTCCCCAAGAGAAGGCCAATGCTAACCTGACCCATATGATTGAATCCGAAGAAGATATTCTCGAAGAATCCTACAGTGATGAAGACAGTACGCTGCAACGACATGCCACCTTGAGCAACACAAAAGATGGAGGCCAGTTGAGCGccttgaaacaaaagaagaacgagCTCGAGCGGCGAAAATTAGTCGAAGAGCGCGAAGCCCGACGAATGCAACGAGAAATTTTGGCCGAACATGTCAACGTGGTTCTTGAAATCTGTCCACGATACATCGTGACGGATACCAACTGTTTTGTGGACCACCTCAACGACATCAAGAACCTAGCTAACACCAATCAGTTCCGCATTCGTGTCCCCTTGGTTGTACTGACCGAACTTGAGGGTCTGGCCAAAGGAGCTCATCCTCACAAGTACGCCAGTCACGGACATGCCGTGATGGTGTCCGAAAACGCCCGACGAGCTCTACAGTTCCTCCATGACCACCGCCAACCTTCTATCAAATGTGTCACTTCCAAAGGCACCACCCTATCCACGATGGGTGTAGCCAACGAGGAAGACAACACCGAGGGGAAGAACAACGACGATCTCATCCTCAACacctgtctttctctctcagaGTTGGCACCAATTTCTGCTATTGCATCCAGAGGCGGAGAAGGAGGATCATCTTCTAGTGGAGGTGCGGACAAGATGCGAGTTGTCAAGCGAGAAGTAGTGTTATTGACCGAGGACCGAAACCTCAAACTCAAATCCCATCTTCATGATATTCCAGTCAACAAAGTGGGAGATTTTGTCCGCTGGGCATGTCAAGGCCCCTAG